Proteins encoded together in one Streptomyces umbrinus window:
- a CDS encoding MarR family winged helix-turn-helix transcriptional regulator encodes MSTNPEGATPGFLVWRLSMKWRVAVDRAMAPLGLTHAQYSLVASLYGMHRAGLRPSQRQLADHTGLEPLYVSKLARALEAAGLVERTRDPADPRAVQLTLTDQGREVTRRAIGIVHGLLEQLLTPLGGLDGPRTKAFSRELATLLDVPLDPPTENETEQS; translated from the coding sequence GTGAGTACGAACCCCGAGGGCGCGACGCCCGGCTTCCTGGTGTGGCGCCTGTCGATGAAATGGCGGGTCGCCGTCGACCGGGCGATGGCGCCGCTCGGCCTGACCCACGCGCAGTATTCGCTGGTGGCATCGCTGTACGGCATGCACCGGGCCGGGCTGCGCCCCAGCCAGCGGCAACTCGCCGACCACACAGGGCTCGAACCGCTGTACGTGTCGAAGCTCGCCCGCGCCCTGGAGGCCGCCGGCCTCGTCGAGCGCACGCGGGACCCCGCCGATCCCCGTGCGGTGCAGCTGACGCTCACCGATCAGGGTCGCGAGGTCACCCGCCGCGCGATCGGGATCGTGCACGGACTGCTGGAACAACTGCTGACGCCGCTCGGGGGCCTCGACGGCCCACGTACGAAGGCCTTCAGCCGCGAGCTGGCGACCCTGCTGGACGTACCCCTTGATCCGCCGACCGAGAACGAGACGGAGCAGTCATGA
- a CDS encoding MarR family winged helix-turn-helix transcriptional regulator, producing the protein MTTTTPTKPTVNGRVIALAHYAGRAVLERVLARTGNTFHQSVTLRVVAIADAPIARDTVAAEVTGSLKIEESAVQTTIDELVAAKLVEEDSPDGSGLRLTPGGRELYERVTAETNQISARIYADIPAEDLATAGRVLTLVTERANAELARI; encoded by the coding sequence ATGACCACCACCACACCCACCAAACCCACCGTCAACGGCCGCGTCATCGCCCTGGCCCACTACGCGGGACGGGCCGTCCTGGAGCGAGTCCTGGCGCGTACGGGCAACACGTTCCACCAGTCGGTGACCCTCAGGGTCGTCGCGATCGCGGACGCCCCCATAGCTCGCGACACGGTGGCCGCCGAGGTGACCGGCTCGCTGAAGATCGAGGAGTCGGCAGTACAGACCACCATCGACGAACTGGTGGCAGCGAAGCTGGTCGAAGAGGATTCGCCGGACGGTTCCGGGCTGCGGCTCACGCCCGGCGGCCGAGAGCTGTACGAGAGGGTCACCGCCGAGACCAACCAGATCTCCGCCCGGATCTACGCGGACATTCCCGCCGAGGACCTGGCGACGGCGGGCCGCGTACTGACACTCGTCACCGAGCGGGCGAACGCCGAACTCGCCCGGATCTAG
- a CDS encoding tetratricopeptide repeat protein yields MDTTYYDHGTSAERWERARMFFDAKEYAASARILDGLVEEVPEQVGPRLLLARAYYHSAQLGRAETQLRLLIERDPVEHYARLMLGRTLQRQGRTDEAEPHIRLASALAGEFESL; encoded by the coding sequence GTGGACACGACGTACTACGACCACGGGACGTCCGCGGAGCGCTGGGAGCGCGCCCGGATGTTCTTCGACGCCAAGGAATACGCCGCCTCGGCGCGCATCCTCGACGGCCTGGTCGAGGAGGTGCCGGAGCAGGTGGGCCCGCGACTGCTGCTGGCCCGCGCGTACTACCACTCGGCCCAACTGGGCCGCGCGGAGACCCAGTTGAGGCTACTCATCGAGCGCGACCCCGTGGAGCACTACGCCCGCCTGATGCTGGGCCGCACCCTCCAACGCCAGGGCCGAACCGACGAGGCCGAGCCCCACATCCGCCTCGCCTCGGCTCTGGCGGGCGAGTTCGAGTCGTTGTGA
- a CDS encoding MFS transporter: MTARPAFRDADVLRWLGAYTTSVTGDVAYFMALSWATARIAGPAQVGVVLAVGAIPRAVLMLGGGVLADRFGPRRVLIGSDLVRCGVLLGAAAATWAGGPQLWLLYALSVLFGVVDAVFMPAVGALPPRLTDQGQLARVQGMRVLAVRFSNAVGPLVGSFALVVVGAAGAFAVVGVLFGVSLGLLSAVSVKPVAVTTVATAPGERDAEPAPHRSGPVESSPPRPLSADLRDGLRYLRGHRRLRRLVWVIALGEMCFSGPLAAGLVLLADERKWDAAALGWILAAFSVGGAVSALAMAAARRVPRAGVVLAVSLAVTAGLVTALGRATAPGTAVALGGLLGAVSGVAMVLGNALLQKEADPRYLGRVTSVTTLGTLGLSPLLFPLTGLAAALWGTATFFAGCGAVCVLAAATALSPPLRGARL; the protein is encoded by the coding sequence GTGACCGCGAGGCCCGCCTTCCGCGATGCCGACGTCCTGCGCTGGCTGGGCGCGTACACCACGTCGGTCACCGGCGACGTCGCCTACTTCATGGCCCTGTCCTGGGCCACTGCCCGGATCGCGGGTCCCGCGCAGGTGGGTGTCGTCCTCGCCGTCGGGGCGATACCCCGTGCCGTCCTCATGCTGGGCGGCGGTGTGCTCGCCGACCGCTTCGGCCCGCGCCGCGTCCTGATCGGCAGCGACCTCGTACGGTGCGGGGTGCTGCTCGGCGCCGCCGCCGCGACCTGGGCCGGTGGCCCTCAACTGTGGCTGCTGTACGCCCTGTCCGTGCTCTTCGGCGTGGTCGACGCGGTGTTCATGCCGGCGGTGGGCGCCCTGCCGCCGAGGCTCACGGACCAGGGGCAGTTGGCCCGCGTACAGGGCATGCGGGTCCTGGCGGTGCGGTTCAGCAACGCGGTGGGACCGTTGGTCGGGTCCTTCGCCCTGGTCGTGGTGGGGGCGGCCGGCGCATTCGCCGTGGTGGGCGTGCTGTTCGGGGTGTCGTTGGGGCTCTTGTCGGCGGTGAGCGTGAAACCGGTCGCCGTGACGACGGTCGCCACGGCGCCGGGGGAGAGGGACGCCGAGCCCGCCCCGCATCGGAGCGGTCCCGTCGAATCCAGTCCGCCCCGGCCGCTGTCGGCCGACCTGCGCGACGGCCTCCGCTATCTTCGCGGTCACCGGCGGCTGCGCCGCCTCGTCTGGGTCATCGCTCTCGGTGAGATGTGCTTCAGCGGCCCGCTCGCGGCCGGACTCGTCCTTCTCGCCGATGAACGGAAGTGGGACGCCGCCGCACTCGGCTGGATTCTCGCCGCGTTCAGCGTCGGCGGTGCCGTCAGTGCCCTGGCGATGGCCGCGGCCCGCCGGGTGCCACGCGCCGGAGTCGTCCTGGCGGTCTCGCTCGCCGTGACCGCCGGTCTGGTCACGGCGCTGGGCAGGGCCACGGCACCAGGAACCGCTGTCGCGCTCGGCGGGCTTCTCGGTGCGGTCAGCGGTGTCGCGATGGTTCTGGGCAACGCCCTGCTGCAGAAAGAGGCCGACCCCCGGTACCTCGGGCGCGTCACCTCCGTGACGACCCTCGGCACCTTGGGGCTCAGCCCTCTGCTCTTCCCTCTCACCGGCCTGGCCGCCGCACTCTGGGGCACGGCGACCTTCTTCGCCGGCTGCGGCGCGGTCTGCGTCCTGGCGGCCGCGACCGCGCTCAGCCCGCCGCTTCGCGGCGCGCGCCTCTAG
- a CDS encoding winged helix-turn-helix domain-containing protein produces MADDDLTLDTAALRVLAHPMRLALLNRLRRQGPATVRQLATHFELDSGAASYHLRRLAAGGLIEEDTERGTRRDRWWRARHRISMHDPSTSPDATESRAYVQALALSDGETLRRVAGEVVPVLPDEWFGVSAFMSQTLHLTPGELDVMKRELAGVIERYRAGEPTEGAERVAVQLQMFPLLTDET; encoded by the coding sequence ATGGCGGACGACGACCTCACCCTCGACACGGCCGCACTGCGTGTACTGGCGCACCCCATGCGGCTCGCACTGCTGAACCGGCTGCGCCGGCAAGGTCCGGCGACCGTGCGGCAGTTGGCCACGCACTTCGAACTGGACTCCGGCGCGGCCAGCTACCACCTGCGGCGTCTGGCGGCGGGCGGACTCATCGAGGAGGACACGGAGCGGGGAACGCGGCGGGACCGGTGGTGGCGTGCGCGGCACCGGATCTCGATGCACGACCCGTCCACGTCACCGGACGCCACCGAAAGCCGTGCGTACGTACAGGCTCTGGCCCTGTCCGACGGCGAGACGCTGCGCAGGGTGGCCGGCGAGGTCGTACCTGTACTGCCCGACGAGTGGTTCGGGGTGAGCGCGTTCATGAGCCAGACCCTGCACCTGACGCCCGGTGAACTCGACGTGATGAAACGGGAGTTGGCGGGAGTCATCGAGCGGTACCGGGCGGGGGAGCCGACCGAGGGGGCCGAACGGGTGGCCGTTCAGCTGCAGATGTTCCCGTTGCTCACCGACGAGACGTGA
- a CDS encoding PepSY-associated TM helix domain-containing protein: protein MTTAPTTETDESPQAVAPSPKRGLWSPLRPLVLRLHFYAGVLVAPFLLVAATTGFLYAASFQAEKILYSHEMTVPVGDEKLPISEQVTAARKAHPEGTVSAVRPSPKDDETTRVMLSGVPGIEETHTLAVFVDPYTAKVRGSLEQYGSTGALPLRTWIDEFHANLQLGQNGRLYSELAASWLWVIAGGGLVLWFSRRRTQRKIRGTTGRRRTLGLHGTVGVWAALGFFFLAATGLTWSTYAGAHIDELRTSLHQATPAVSAAAGGEHSGHGSASAEEDVEHGVGLDKVLASARAEGLGDPVEIVPPADAESGYVVRQVQRSWPTKQDAVAVDPSNGEVTDTVRFADYPVLAKLTRWGIDAHTGVLFGLGNQLVLMALALSLILLILWGYRMWWQRGRASAFGRPIPRGAWQQVPAYILVPLMAAIAVLGYFVPLLGIPLAAFITVDVVLGEIAHRRGKRTYATAK from the coding sequence ATGACCACCGCTCCCACGACCGAGACGGACGAGTCCCCGCAAGCCGTCGCCCCCTCCCCGAAACGCGGCCTCTGGTCGCCGCTGCGACCTCTGGTCCTGCGGCTGCACTTCTACGCCGGAGTGCTCGTCGCCCCGTTCCTCCTGGTCGCCGCCACGACCGGATTCCTGTACGCGGCGTCGTTCCAGGCCGAGAAGATCCTGTACTCGCATGAGATGACCGTCCCGGTCGGCGACGAGAAGCTGCCGATATCCGAGCAGGTCACCGCCGCCCGCAAGGCCCACCCGGAGGGCACGGTCTCCGCCGTACGCCCCTCGCCGAAGGACGACGAGACCACCAGGGTGATGCTGTCCGGCGTCCCGGGCATCGAGGAGACGCACACCCTCGCGGTGTTCGTCGACCCGTACACCGCCAAGGTGCGCGGCTCGCTCGAACAGTACGGATCCACCGGCGCACTGCCGCTGCGCACCTGGATCGACGAGTTCCACGCCAACCTGCAGCTCGGCCAGAACGGCCGGCTCTACAGCGAACTCGCCGCCAGCTGGCTGTGGGTGATAGCGGGCGGCGGTCTGGTGCTCTGGTTCAGCCGCCGCCGTACGCAGCGCAAGATACGCGGCACCACCGGCCGCCGACGCACACTCGGTCTGCACGGCACGGTCGGAGTCTGGGCCGCCCTAGGGTTCTTCTTCCTCGCGGCGACGGGGCTGACCTGGTCGACATACGCCGGCGCGCACATCGACGAACTGCGCACCTCGCTCCACCAGGCCACCCCCGCGGTGTCGGCGGCCGCGGGCGGCGAGCACTCCGGCCACGGCTCCGCCTCGGCCGAGGAAGACGTCGAGCACGGCGTCGGCCTCGACAAGGTGCTGGCGTCCGCGCGGGCGGAGGGCCTGGGCGACCCGGTGGAGATCGTCCCGCCCGCCGACGCGGAGTCCGGATACGTGGTGAGGCAGGTCCAGCGCAGCTGGCCCACCAAGCAGGACGCCGTCGCCGTCGACCCGTCGAACGGCGAGGTCACCGACACGGTGCGGTTCGCCGACTACCCGGTCCTCGCGAAGCTGACCCGCTGGGGCATCGACGCCCACACCGGAGTCCTCTTCGGCCTCGGCAACCAGCTCGTACTGATGGCCCTGGCCCTCAGCCTGATTCTCCTCATCCTGTGGGGCTACCGAATGTGGTGGCAACGCGGCCGAGCCTCGGCCTTCGGCCGCCCCATCCCGCGAGGTGCCTGGCAACAGGTCCCCGCCTACATCCTGGTCCCCCTGATGGCGGCAATAGCCGTCCTCGGCTACTTCGTCCCCCTCCTCGGCATCCCACTGGCCGCCTTCATCACCGTGGACGTCGTCCTGGGCGAGATCGCACACCGCCGCGGAAAGCGGACGTACGCGACGGCCAAGTAG
- a CDS encoding sigma-70 family RNA polymerase sigma factor codes for MATALLQAHDDERITRWALAAGAGDPDAVERFVRATHRDVWRFVAHLSGDVHGADDLTQETFLRALTALPGFSARSSARSWLLAIARRTVADRFRTAATRPRMSDTGDWQTAAERAQPRGLPGFDEGVALLDLLETLDAPRREAFVLTQLAGLPYADAASAVGCPVGTVRSRVARARESVTALLEAAG; via the coding sequence ATGGCTACTGCCCTGCTTCAGGCACACGACGACGAACGGATCACCCGCTGGGCCCTGGCCGCCGGGGCCGGCGACCCCGACGCGGTCGAGCGGTTCGTGCGGGCCACCCACCGGGACGTATGGCGTTTCGTGGCCCACCTCAGCGGCGATGTGCACGGCGCCGACGACCTCACCCAGGAAACCTTCCTCCGGGCGCTGACCGCCCTGCCGGGGTTCTCCGCCCGCTCCAGTGCCCGCAGTTGGCTGCTGGCGATCGCCCGCCGCACGGTGGCCGACCGGTTCCGCACAGCGGCGACCCGGCCGCGTATGTCCGACACCGGCGACTGGCAGACGGCCGCCGAGCGCGCACAGCCGCGCGGGCTGCCCGGCTTCGACGAGGGCGTGGCTCTTCTCGACCTCCTGGAGACCCTGGACGCCCCACGGCGCGAGGCGTTCGTCCTGACCCAACTGGCGGGCCTGCCCTACGCGGATGCCGCGTCGGCGGTGGGCTGCCCGGTCGGGACCGTACGGTCGCGGGTCGCGCGCGCCCGGGAGAGCGTGACGGCGTTGCTGGAAGCCGCGGGATAG
- a CDS encoding peptide deformylase yields the protein MASTSDPVPSSLSDQVEELLSRTGPLPIVAAGDPVLRRAAEPFDGQLDPTLLARFVAALRDTMHAAPGVGLAAPQVGVPLRLAVVEDPAPVPDEIREARGRVPLPFRVLVNPVYEPVGPARAAFFEGCLSVPGWQAVVARPAEVRLLAQDENGRPLDEVFTGWPARIVQHETDHLNGTLYLDRAELRSLSSNQAMAERWSHPTPSQAAADLGFDLPAES from the coding sequence ATGGCTTCCACCAGTGACCCCGTGCCCTCGTCCCTCAGCGATCAGGTGGAGGAACTGCTCTCCCGTACAGGCCCGTTGCCGATCGTGGCCGCCGGTGACCCGGTGCTGCGGCGCGCGGCCGAGCCCTTCGACGGCCAGCTGGACCCGACGCTCCTCGCGCGCTTCGTCGCGGCCCTGCGCGACACGATGCACGCGGCACCGGGCGTCGGGCTGGCCGCACCTCAGGTCGGCGTACCCCTGCGCCTCGCGGTCGTCGAGGACCCGGCACCGGTGCCGGACGAGATCCGCGAGGCGCGCGGCCGGGTGCCCCTGCCCTTCCGCGTGCTGGTCAACCCGGTGTACGAGCCGGTGGGTCCCGCCCGCGCAGCGTTCTTCGAGGGCTGCCTGAGCGTGCCGGGCTGGCAGGCGGTGGTGGCCCGGCCCGCCGAGGTGCGGCTCCTGGCCCAGGACGAGAACGGCCGCCCGCTGGACGAGGTGTTCACGGGCTGGCCCGCCCGCATCGTCCAGCACGAGACGGACCACCTGAACGGCACCCTCTACCTGGACCGCGCCGAACTGCGCTCCCTCTCCTCGAACCAGGCGATGGCGGAACGCTGGTCCCACCCGACACCGAGCCAGGCGGCTGCGGACCTCGGCTTCGACCTGCCAGCGGAGAGCTGA
- a CDS encoding dihydrolipoyl dehydrogenase family protein yields the protein MTESESIAYDVVVLGAGPVGENVADRARAAGLSTAIVESELIGGECSYWACMPSKALLRSVLARADARHVPGLSQAVQGPLDVGAVLAHRDEYTSHWKDDGQVRWLDGIGADIYRGHGRLAGPRKVTVDGPDGERHVLTARHAVAVSTGTRAVVPDLPGIAEVKPWTSREATSAHAVPGRLVVVGGGVVGVEMATAWQAFGSKVTVLVRGKGLLPRMEPFAGELVAEALTEAGADVRTGTSVEAVTREGTTVVVTTSAGDRIEADEILFATGRAPRTDDLGLETIGLDPGSWLSVDDSCRVTGSDWLYAVGDVNHRALLTHQGKYQARIAGAAIAARAAGVPLLETDPWGAHAATADHAAVPQVVFTDPEAAAVGLSLAEAEQAGHRVRAVDVDLSSVAGAGLYGEGYRGRARMIVDLDTETLRGVTFVGPGVGEMLHSATIAVAGEVPVNRLWHAVPAYPTVSEVWLRLLEAYRDA from the coding sequence ATGACGGAATCGGAATCCATCGCGTACGACGTCGTGGTGCTCGGGGCCGGGCCCGTGGGGGAGAACGTCGCCGACCGCGCCCGCGCGGCAGGCCTCTCCACCGCGATCGTGGAGAGCGAGCTGATCGGCGGCGAGTGCTCCTACTGGGCGTGCATGCCCAGCAAGGCCCTGTTGCGCTCGGTCCTCGCCCGTGCGGACGCACGCCACGTGCCGGGCCTCAGCCAGGCCGTGCAGGGCCCCCTCGACGTCGGCGCGGTCCTCGCCCATCGTGACGAATACACCTCGCACTGGAAGGACGACGGCCAGGTCCGGTGGCTCGACGGCATCGGCGCCGACATCTACCGAGGACACGGACGGCTCGCCGGACCACGCAAGGTCACGGTCGACGGCCCCGACGGGGAACGGCACGTCCTGACCGCCCGGCACGCCGTGGCCGTGAGCACCGGCACCCGTGCCGTCGTGCCCGACCTGCCCGGAATCGCCGAGGTCAAGCCCTGGACCAGCCGCGAAGCCACCAGCGCACACGCCGTGCCGGGCCGCCTCGTGGTGGTCGGCGGCGGGGTCGTCGGCGTGGAGATGGCCACGGCCTGGCAGGCCTTCGGCTCGAAGGTCACGGTCCTCGTCCGTGGCAAGGGCCTGCTGCCCCGTATGGAGCCCTTCGCCGGGGAACTGGTCGCCGAGGCGCTGACGGAGGCGGGCGCGGACGTGCGGACGGGCACGTCGGTCGAGGCGGTGACCCGGGAAGGCACGACGGTCGTGGTCACCACCTCCGCGGGCGACCGCATCGAGGCCGACGAGATCCTCTTCGCCACCGGCCGCGCCCCGCGCACCGACGACCTCGGACTCGAGACGATCGGCCTGGACCCCGGTTCCTGGCTGTCGGTCGACGACAGCTGCCGGGTGACGGGCAGCGACTGGCTCTACGCGGTCGGCGACGTCAACCATCGCGCCCTTCTCACCCACCAGGGCAAGTACCAGGCCCGTATCGCCGGCGCCGCCATCGCGGCCCGCGCGGCCGGTGTCCCGCTCCTGGAGACCGATCCCTGGGGCGCCCACGCGGCGACGGCGGACCACGCGGCCGTTCCGCAGGTCGTCTTCACCGACCCGGAGGCCGCCGCCGTCGGCCTCTCCCTCGCCGAGGCCGAACAGGCCGGTCACCGGGTCCGGGCGGTCGACGTCGACCTCTCCTCGGTCGCCGGCGCCGGCCTCTACGGAGAGGGCTACCGCGGACGCGCCCGCATGATCGTGGACCTCGACACCGAGACCCTCCGTGGCGTCACGTTCGTCGGCCCCGGCGTCGGTGAAATGCTCCACTCCGCCACGATCGCGGTCGCGGGCGAGGTTCCGGTGAACCGGCTGTGGCATGCGGTGCCGGCGTATCCGACGGTGAGTGAGGTGTGGCTGCGGCTGCTGGAGGCGTATCGGGACGCGTGA
- the trxA gene encoding thioredoxin, with translation MSSTVELTKDNFDQLVTDNEFVLIDFWASWCGPCRQFAPVYEKAAESNPDLVFGKVDTEAQPELAAAFNIQSIPTLMIVRDQVAVFAQPGALPEAALEDVIGQARKLDMDEVRKSIAEQGQQAQ, from the coding sequence ATGAGCAGCACCGTGGAGCTCACCAAGGACAACTTCGACCAGCTGGTCACGGACAACGAATTCGTCCTGATCGACTTCTGGGCGTCCTGGTGCGGCCCGTGCCGCCAGTTCGCCCCGGTCTACGAGAAGGCGGCGGAGTCCAACCCCGACCTGGTCTTCGGCAAGGTGGACACCGAGGCGCAGCCGGAGCTGGCCGCGGCCTTCAACATCCAGTCGATTCCGACGCTGATGATCGTCCGTGACCAGGTCGCCGTCTTCGCCCAGCCCGGGGCGCTGCCCGAGGCCGCCCTCGAGGACGTCATCGGACAGGCCCGGAAGCTGGACATGGACGAGGTCCGCAAGTCCATCGCGGAGCAGGGCCAGCAGGCCCAGTGA
- a CDS encoding benzaldehyde dehydrogenase, with the protein MPLLDPENWQSPSLSGGEYAVTEPATGDPLGTVTLASAEDVSAAAGAARAAQAEWARAPHFVRAAVLRRAGDLFTQHADELRDWIVRESGSIPGKADFELHVAAQECYEAAALASRPAGQVLPSEAARLSYTRRVPVGVVGVISPFNAPLILSIRSVAPALALGNGVVLKPDPRTAVCGGLALAAVFAEAGLPQGLLHVLPGGPEAGQALVADPQVPVISFTGSTAAGRAVGEAAGRHLKRVHLELGGNSALIVLEDADIDAVISTAAWGSFFHQGQICMTTGRHLVHASLYEEYIERLAAKADSLAVGDPHREQVHLGPIIDDAQLAKIHGLVESSTARGAKLAAGGTHDRLFYRPTVLAGVDDSTPAYAEEVFGPVAPVRSFSTVDEAAALASDGPYGLSLGIVTRDTARGLDLAERVPTGIVHINDQTVNDEAVAPFGGIAASGTGARFGGEANLEAFTDLRWTTVRGDVAGYPF; encoded by the coding sequence ATGCCGCTGCTCGACCCGGAGAACTGGCAGTCCCCCAGCTTGTCGGGCGGTGAGTACGCCGTCACGGAGCCCGCGACCGGCGACCCGCTCGGCACCGTCACGCTCGCCTCCGCCGAGGACGTCTCGGCAGCCGCCGGGGCCGCCCGTGCGGCCCAGGCGGAATGGGCCCGCGCCCCGCACTTCGTCCGCGCCGCCGTCCTGCGCAGGGCCGGTGACCTGTTCACCCAGCACGCCGACGAACTGCGCGACTGGATCGTGCGTGAGTCCGGGTCCATCCCCGGCAAGGCCGACTTCGAACTGCATGTCGCGGCCCAGGAGTGCTACGAGGCGGCCGCGCTCGCGTCGCGTCCGGCAGGACAGGTCCTGCCGTCCGAGGCCGCCCGGCTGTCGTACACACGGCGTGTCCCGGTCGGCGTCGTGGGAGTCATCTCGCCCTTCAACGCCCCGCTGATCCTCTCGATCCGCTCGGTGGCCCCGGCGCTCGCGCTCGGCAACGGCGTCGTACTGAAGCCGGACCCGCGCACCGCGGTCTGCGGCGGCCTCGCGCTCGCCGCGGTCTTCGCCGAGGCGGGCCTCCCGCAAGGGCTGCTGCACGTGCTGCCCGGAGGCCCGGAAGCCGGGCAGGCACTGGTCGCCGACCCGCAGGTGCCGGTGATCTCGTTCACGGGCTCAACCGCCGCCGGGCGAGCGGTGGGTGAGGCCGCCGGCCGCCATCTCAAGCGCGTACACCTGGAGTTGGGCGGCAACTCCGCGCTGATCGTGCTGGAGGACGCCGACATCGACGCGGTGATCTCCACGGCGGCCTGGGGCTCGTTCTTCCACCAGGGCCAGATCTGCATGACCACCGGCCGCCACCTCGTCCACGCCTCTCTGTACGAGGAGTACATCGAGCGGCTCGCCGCGAAGGCCGACTCGCTGGCTGTCGGAGACCCGCACCGGGAGCAGGTGCACCTCGGGCCGATCATCGACGACGCCCAGCTCGCCAAGATCCACGGTCTGGTCGAGTCCAGCACCGCACGCGGCGCCAAGCTGGCTGCCGGCGGCACCCACGACCGGCTGTTCTACCGTCCGACGGTCCTCGCGGGGGTCGACGACTCGACCCCCGCGTACGCCGAGGAGGTCTTCGGCCCGGTCGCGCCGGTGCGCTCGTTCAGCACCGTCGACGAGGCCGCAGCTCTCGCTTCCGACGGGCCGTACGGCCTCTCGCTGGGCATCGTCACCCGGGACACCGCGCGTGGCCTCGACCTCGCCGAGCGTGTCCCCACCGGGATCGTCCACATCAACGACCAGACCGTCAACGACGAGGCCGTCGCGCCCTTCGGCGGCATTGCCGCCTCCGGCACCGGCGCCAGGTTCGGCGGCGAGGCCAACCTGGAGGCCTTCACCGACCTGCGCTGGACGACGGTGCGGGGAGATGTGGCGGGCTACCCCTTCTAG
- a CDS encoding 4-hydroxybenzoate 3-monooxygenase: MRTTVGIIGGGPAGLLLARLLHRTGIDCVVLESRTREYVEQRQRAGMLEQGTVDALRECGAADRLEAEGLVHNGIELRFDRERHRIDFPVLTGGRTVTIYAQTEIVKDLVELQLADGAPLLFEAEVLAVENAVEEPGGGAPLVRFVHDGREQTLTCDYVVGCDGFHGIARDAFPAGLSRTYEHDYPYSWLGILADVAPSCEELIYARGPGGFALHSMRSTSVSRLYLQVPNGTDADDWPDERIWDELDARFAIDGDWRLERGPITSKSVTGMRSYVHEPMRHGRLFLAGDAAHIVPPTGAKGLNLAVSDVRVLARGFAELHRSGSTQLLDSYSELCLERVWQATRFSYDMTKMLHAQPDRDAFEDRLQLARLRRIAASRPAAAELAANYTGLPLAATLRAVGPTGVH, encoded by the coding sequence ATGCGTACCACGGTCGGCATCATCGGCGGAGGCCCGGCCGGGCTCCTGCTGGCCCGGCTGCTGCACCGGACGGGGATCGACTGCGTCGTCCTGGAGAGCAGGACGCGCGAGTACGTCGAGCAGCGGCAGCGCGCCGGGATGCTGGAGCAGGGCACGGTGGACGCCCTGCGTGAGTGCGGCGCCGCCGACCGGCTGGAGGCCGAGGGGCTGGTCCACAACGGCATCGAGCTGCGCTTCGACCGCGAGCGGCACCGCATCGACTTTCCCGTGCTCACCGGCGGCCGCACCGTCACGATCTACGCCCAGACGGAGATCGTGAAGGACCTCGTGGAACTCCAACTCGCCGACGGGGCGCCGCTGTTGTTCGAGGCCGAGGTGCTCGCCGTCGAGAACGCGGTCGAGGAGCCGGGCGGCGGCGCACCCCTCGTGCGCTTTGTGCACGACGGCCGCGAACAGACCCTCACCTGCGACTACGTGGTCGGCTGCGACGGCTTCCACGGCATCGCCCGCGATGCCTTCCCGGCCGGCCTCAGCCGTACGTACGAGCACGACTACCCCTACTCCTGGCTCGGGATCCTGGCCGATGTGGCGCCCTCCTGCGAGGAGTTGATCTACGCGCGCGGCCCGGGAGGCTTCGCGCTGCACAGCATGCGCTCGACGTCGGTGTCACGGCTGTATCTGCAGGTCCCGAACGGCACGGACGCCGACGACTGGCCCGACGAACGCATCTGGGACGAGCTCGACGCACGCTTCGCGATCGACGGCGACTGGCGGCTGGAGCGCGGCCCGATCACCTCCAAGTCGGTCACCGGGATGCGGAGTTACGTCCACGAGCCGATGCGCCACGGACGCCTCTTCCTCGCCGGGGACGCCGCGCACATCGTGCCGCCGACGGGCGCCAAGGGGCTGAACCTGGCCGTGTCCGACGTCCGGGTCCTGGCCCGCGGCTTCGCCGAGCTCCACCGCTCGGGTTCGACCCAACTCCTCGACTCCTACTCGGAGTTGTGCCTCGAACGGGTCTGGCAGGCGACGCGCTTCTCGTACGACATGACTAAGATGTTGCACGCTCAACCAGATAGGGATGCCTTCGAGGACCGGCTGCAGCTCGCGCGACTGCGGCGGATCGCGGCATCCCGCCCCGCGGCCGCCGAACTGGCCGCGAACTACACGGGACTTCCGCTCGCGGCCACCCTTCGCGCTGTGGGTCCCACCGGTGTCCACTGA